The following coding sequences are from one Diabrotica virgifera virgifera chromosome 2, PGI_DIABVI_V3a window:
- the LOC126879861 gene encoding uncharacterized protein LOC126879861, with translation MRTYKRKSEKGKTPYDIMKRAVKVVLEENFSVRKAAKNFEIPRKTLEKYCKKFMAVQEQNGNLINIQIGYAKSRQVFSTEQEELPRNPPKYKIEICLYWMSL, from the exons atgagaacatACAAAAGGAAAAGTGAGAAGGGTAAAACCCCGTACGATATTATGAAGCGAGCAGTGAAGGTTGTCCTTGAAGAAAATTTTTCGGTCAGAAAAGCTGCAAAAAATTTTGAGATACCAAGAAAAACCTTagaaaaatattgcaaaaaatttatGGCAGTTCAGGAACAAAATGGAAATTTGATAAATATTCAAATAGGTTACGCTAAAAGCCGACAG GTGTTTTCTACTGAACAGGAAGAACTTCCAAGAAACCCCCCAAAATATAAAATCGAGATTTGTTTGTACTGGATGTCCctttaa